ATAAGATTTGAAAAACTTTCATTATATTTAAGGTTTGCTAATAGGTATAACGGAGATCGGATAACTTTGTTATACATTTTATAATCAAATATATACGCCAAAATGAAAGTTATAAGCTACATCCCGATCAAAGGCTGGGCAACCGATGATAAACCCAGAGAAAAACTGATCCACAAAGGAGAATCGGTTTTGAGTGATACCGAACTGCTGACCATTTTAATACGTTCCGGAAGCAGGGAAGTGAGTGCTTTGGAAGTTGCCAAAAAAATCTTGTCAAGCCTGGACAACAATCTGAATAATTTAGGGAAACTTTCGGTGAAAAAGCTGATGTCTTTTAAAGGAATCGGCGAAGCCAAAGCGGTAACCATTGTCGCCGCTCTGGAACTCGGCCGCCGCAGGAGAGAAGAGGAATTTGTGCGCTGTGATAAAATTACTTCCAGTAAAGCTGTTTTTGAAATCATGAAGCCGTTAATCGGAGAATTGCAGCATGAAGAATTCTGGGTTATTTTTCTGAACAATTCCAATAAAGTAATCAGCAAATCCCAGATCAGCAAAGGCGGCATGGAAGGAACCATTGTTGATGCCCGCCTGATTTTTAAAACAGCTTTGGAAAACAATGCCACCGGAATTATTTTATGCCATAACCATCCTTCCGGCGTTTTAAAAGCCAGTGAGCCGGATAAAAAAATCACCTTAAAACTAAAAGAAGCCGGAAAGAGCCTGGATATTAAAGTGCTGGATCACGTGATCATTGCCGAACGGAATTATTATAGTTTTTTAGATGACGGGCTGTTATAGCAGTATGCTCAGGAATAAGTTATAAAAATCACAATAAAAATAAGAAGATATTTTTTTTTGTTATTTTTGAAAAAGATAGTGGAAAGCTCTTTTAAAGAGCTTTTTTTATGGCATGGCGTTTCGCCGGAATGTTTATTTATAACTGCTTATGATTAATACAAAAGATATCACTTTTTCGTACGGGAAAGAAACTGCGTTTGCTTTTCCCGATATTCAATGCCGGGATGGGGAAGCTATCCTGATTACAGGCGGCTCCGGAAAAGGAAAAACAACATTGCTGCATTTACTGGGAGGATTGTTACGGCCGCAAAGCGGAGCGATTCAGGTGAACAATACCGATATTGGTGCGCTTTCTGAAAAAAAGCTGGACCATTTCAGAGGGGAAAATATCGGACTGGTTTTACAGCAATCCCATTTTATTGAATCTTTTTCGGTTCTGGAAAATGTAGCCCTGGCTTCCTGGCTGGCAACCGGAAAACAGCGTATCGAAAAAGCAAAATCATTATTGAAACACCTGGATCTTGAAAAACAAATGCATAAACTGCCGTCACAGTTAAGTATCGGGCAGCAGCAGCGTGTTTCTATTGCAAGAGCACTTATCAATGAGCCCAAAGTTTTATTAGCCGATGAGCCGACTTCGAGCCTGGATGATGAAAATGCCTTTAAGGTAGCCGATCTTTTGGATAACTTATCAAAAGAATTCCAATCGGCATTAGTGATCGTAACCCACGATTCCCGATTAAAACAACGTTTCACCAATCAAATTTCCTTATCATGATTACGAAATTAGCCTGGCGAAATACATGGTTTAAGCCGCTAAACACCACTTTAAGTATTATTTTGCTCACGGCGAGTGTGGCGATTATTACCGTTTTGATCTTATTGCAAAAACAGTTTGAAGACCAGTTTTCCAGTAATGCAGACGGGGTCGATTTAGTACTGGGAGCACAGGGAAGCCCGTTGCAGTTAATACTGTCTTCGGTGTATCAGGTGGATGCGCCAACCGGAAACATCGACTATCCTGAAGCTAAAAAATGGATGGAAAACCCGTTTGTAAAAACCGCTATTCCATTAGCCTTTGGCGACAATTACCACGGATTTAAAATTGTAGGAACCACACCGGATTACCTGGCAAAATATGACGCAAAGATTGTTTCCGGAAAAATATTCGAAAACAATTTTGAAGTCGTTATCGGAAGTGAAATTGCTAAAAAGCTAAACCTGAAAGCTGGCGATACATTTTTCGGTTCTCATGGTGATGCCGAAGAAGGCGAAGTGCATGAGGAACACGCCTATAAAATTGTAGGTGTGGCATCAAAAACAGGGAAAGTGATCGATAACCTTATTCTGTCCAATATACAGAGTGTCTGGGCAATGCATGACAGCCACGAGCATGCTGAAGAAGCAGAGCATGATCACGGGCACGAAGAAGGACATGTACATGAAGAAGGAGAAGCACATCATCACGATCACGATCATGATCATGACCACGAAATGCCGCAAATCAGCGAAGAAGGGAAAGAGATTACCGCAGTATTGTTAAAGTTCCGGAACAAAATGGGAATTGTAACCTGGCCGAGAATGATTCCGCAAAACACAAAAATGCAGGCGGCCTCGCCGGCTATTGAAATAAACCGTTTGTTCACCTTGTTTGGTATTGGATTGCAGGCATTGCAATACCTGGCTTACGGGATCATGCTGATTTCCGGGATCAGTATTTTTATAGCGCTGTACAACACGCTGAAAGAAAGAAAATACGAATTTGCCTTATTGCGGGTCAATGGTGCAACGCGTTTTCAGCTGCTTTACCTTGTGGTTATTGAGAGTTTGATTTTATGTGTGCTCGGATTCCTTTTTGGAACAATTGTTGGAAGAATAGCCCTGACCTTTATCTCGGGATCATCGGAAGAAGAGTTTAAAATGTCCTTTAACCCTTTTGAGTTTGTTTGGGAAAAGGAAGGATTTTTATTTTTAGTAACTATATTTGTCGGGATTTTAGCGGCTGTTATTCCGGCGGTTAAAGCCTACCGACTTAATATTTCAAAAACATTAGCAAATGCGTAAAAAACATATTTTAGCAGTGGCTCTGATGGCAGTATTGCTGACATTGGAATACGTTTATCAGACAGATAAAAACGAACAGCCTGAAGCGCCGGTAAACCGGGTAGCGAAAGCCGGTTTTTTAGACTTTGACCATAATAGTCCACTATTGGCTGCGAATCCGGATACGCTTAGCTGGAAGCTGTTAGGCGATATAAAATATGTCAAAAAACAGGATAAAACCTATGGGGAAGTAATGTTTCCGCAGGTGAATACCAAACTGAAACTGACAAACAAAAGACGAATTGTGATGAGCGGTTTTATTATCCCGATCGATAATAAATCGTATGCCTTGAGCAAAAACGTATTCGCGTCTTGTTTTTTCTGTGGAAAATCAGGACCGGAAACCATCATGGGGATAAAATTTAAAGGAAGTACACCAAAATTAAAAACAGATCAGTACGTTACTATAGAAGGTAATTTCAGATACAATGATACAGATGTAGAGGATTGGGTTTACCATGTTGAAGATGCTGTTATCGTGAAAGGTGCTAAATAGAAGATTATTAAATGAGATTTACAGATAAAACGGATATTTTTTTTGATCTTGACCATACACTTTGGGATTTTGAGAAAAATTCAGCATTGGCTTTTCAGGCTATTTTTGAAAAACATGAAATTAAAATTCCGCTGGATGACTTTCTGAAACATTATGTTCCGGTTAATACAAAATACTGGAAATTATACCGTGAAGAAAAGATCAGCCAGAAGGATCTGCGTTACAACAGGTTTAAAGAGGTATTCGATTTGTTGGCTTTTCAGATTGATGATGAGAACATCAATTTCCTGGCACAGGAATACATCCTGTACCTGCCGCAGTTCAATTACCTTTTTGATGGAGCGATCGAGATTTTAGACTATCTGAAAGCGAAATATAATCTGCATATTATTACAAACGGTTTTCATGAGGTGCAGCAGGGAAAATTGCGGAATGCCAATATTGAACATTATTTTGTAACGATTACCAACTCGGAAAATGCAGGTGTTAAAAAACCGAATCCGAAAATATTTGAATATGCTTTGGATCTTGCCCGTACGGAAAAACATAAAAGCATTATGATTGGCGACAGCTTTGAAGCCGATATTGAAGGGGCACTCAGCGTAGGACTGGATGCTATCTTTTTTAGTGACGGTAATATGGAGATTCAGAATACCGTACCGCAGGTAGGGCATTTACTGGAGCTTAAAAACATGCTCTAATCAAAAACAAAAGTTATACTAAACGAATACAAATGAAAAAGACCTTTATTTTACTGACGTTGCTGCTGTTGTCGATTACAGGATTCTCGCAAAAGCTAACAGAATATAAATATGTAATTGTACCGGCTAAATTTTCTTTTCTGAAAGATGCCAATAAATACAACCTGAATGCGTTGACCAAAATGGTTTTCGAAAAGAAAGGTTATGTGGTGTTGTATGATACCGATATACTGCCTGATGATCTGGCGAAAAACCGCTGCAAAGCTTTAAGTGCGGACATGTTAGAGGATAACACGCTTTTTTCTACGAAAATAAAGATCGAGCTGAAAGATTGTAAAAACCAGACCGTCTTTTTTTCGGAAGAGGGAACAAGCAGGCTGAAAGAGCTTGATAAAGCCTATATCCAGGCTTTCCGTATTGTCGGCAAGTCAATAGACGAAGGATTGGCAATGGCTAAACCTGCAACAAACCAAGAGGAAGAAGTGGCTGTTGTAAAAGAAGAGGCCGCGCCTAAAGCTGTCGAAACGGTAAAAGCTGTTGAAACAACAACACCTGTGGCTGCAAAAACGGTAATTTCAGGTGCGCTTTATGCTCAGCCTATTGCCGAAGGTTACCAGCTTGTAGACAGTACTCCGAAGATTGTAATGAAACTTTTAAAAACCGGAAATACCGATATGTTCATCGCTAAAAAAGATGCCATCCAGGGTGTTCTGATTAAAAGAAATAACGCGTGGTATTTTGAATACTACCAAAATGAGAAATTGTTATCCGAAAAAATGGATATCAAATTCTAATAGTTGTATTTGTCTTTCCAGCGATTCTTTAAAAACTCCCGGGTCGAATTTTCACGGGAGTTATTTCCCGGTTCATAGAATATGGTATTTTGAAGGTCTTCAGGCAGAAATTCCTGGTCTACAAAATTGTTGGCATAATCATGAGCATATTTATACTCTTCCCCATAACCAAGTTCCTTCATTAACCTGGTCGGCGCATTCCGCAAGTGGATCGGTACCGGTAAATCGCCGGTTTGTTTCACGAATTGCTGCGCTTTTCCAATAGCCATATAGCTGGCATTACTCTTAGGCGATGTAGCCAGGTAAATAGCACACTGGCTTAACAGTATCCGGCTTTCGGGATAACCGATAGTGGTTACCGCCTGAAAGGTATTGTTGGCCATGATCAATGCGGTAGGATTAGCATTTCCAATATCTTCCGAAGCTAAAATAAGCAAACGGCGGGCAATGAACTTCACGTCTTCACCACCTTCAATCATACGGGCTAACCAATATACGGCACCATTAGGGTCGCTGCCGCGGATGGATTTTATAAAAGCAGAAACAATATCATAATGCTGTTCGCCGGTTTTGTCATACAAAACGGTATTTTTCTGAACCAGCTGCATTACCTTGTCGTTTGTAATCTCAATCGTATCGCCTTCGGATGCATTGATCACCAATTCGAAAATATTTAAAAGTTTTCTTCCGTCACCACCGGAAAGTCTTAGCAGGGCTTCGGTTTCTTTCAGCGAGATGTTTTTGGCTTTTAAGATAGTGTCCTGTGCTATCGCGCGGTGTAATAATGCTTCCAGATCTTCTTTGGAAAATGCATTTAAGATATAAACCTGACATCTTGACAATAAAGCGGGAATAACTTCAAAACTCGGATTTTCGGTAGTTGCCCCAATGAGCGTTACCCAACCTTTTTCGACAGCTGCCAGTAAGGAATCCTGCTGCGATTTGCTGAAACGGTGGATCTCATCAATAAATAAAATAGGGTTTTTAGCCGTAAACAAACCGCCGCTTTGTTTTGCCTTGTCGATCACTTCACGCACGTCTTTTACTCCCGAATTAATAGCGCTCAAAACATAGAAAGGACGTTTGCTTTCCTGTGCCATGATTTGTGCCAGAGTTGTTTTTCCGGTACCCGGCGGTCCCCATAAAATAAGGGATGGAATGATCCCGCGGGAAATCTGAAGGGTTAAGGAACCTTGTGGTCCTACTAAATGCGACTGACTGATATATTCGGATAAATGCTGTGGACGTATACGTTCTGCTAAAGGTGCTTCCATGATGTAAAATTACAAAAAAGATTTTTTTATATGGCGGGAATACCGGGCTTAATAGTGATGTGTTTTGTCCGAAATGCGGTGCGGAAAGTTTTTTTAACAACTGCTTGTAAAGAATGAACTGACAAAAAAGCATTAAAAAACTTTTGGTTATGTTTTTGTTGGTGTTTGTGTAGAAAAAAAGAATAGATGAAAGATATTGACTTTAAATTTTCACCTTCTGTAATTGCTTGGCCGTTATATTTCGTCCTGAGTTTATGGCTGGTTTTCTGGGTTGAGGTGAAATTCAAAATAAGCCTTTCGGAATATGGTATTTATCCCAGAACCTTATCCGGTTTGAAAGGCGTGCTCTTTAGCCCTTTCCTGCATGGCGATCTCAAACATTTATACAATAACTCCATTCCGCTGTTAATGCTGATCGCTTCCCTGCGTTATTTTTACAGAAAGCAGGCATTGGAAGTGATGGTTTACGGTATCCTGCTTTCCGGATTCGGAACCTGGCTGATCGGGCGGGAGAGTTACCATATTGGTGCCAGCGGACTGATTTATGTTCTGGTAAGTTTTATGTTCTTTAAAGGAATACAAACAAAGTATTACCGCCTGGTGGCGTTATCGCTTACCATCATTGTACTGTATGGCGGAATGATCTGGTATGTTTTCCCAAGTGCCGAACAGAATATTTCCTGGGAAGGGCATTTAGCCGGTTTTATTACAGGTTACCTGCTGTCCTTTTTTATGAAAACACCGGAATATCAAAAGTCTATTCGGTACGATTGGGAACGCCCAGATTTCGATCCTTCAACCGATCCGTTTATGAAGCACTTTGATGAAAACGGCAATTTTGTAAACCTGCCGAAAGAGGAGGAAACAGCGATAGAACCTGCCGATGAAAGTCCGGGGCATTATGCCACTCCGAGTATGCCGGTGTATTACCGGATCATTTACCGAAGCAATGAGGAAAGTACAGGAGAAAATAAGGAATAAAAAAAGGATTGGGTACCCAATCCTTTTTTTGTATTATATACGTTTTTATAAACTTCTCTGACGTACGGTTTCGTATAAAAAGGCACCGCAGGCAACGGATACATTTAAAGAGGAAATGGTTCCGAACATTGGCAGTTTGGCTTTCTCGTCTACAATTTTTAAAACCGAAGGATTCACACCACGGTCCTCACTACCCATGATAATGGCAAGCGGCTCATTCAGGCTAATGTCATAAATGTTGTGCTCTGTTTTTTCGGTAGCCGCTATGGTTTTAATACCGGAACCCTGTAAATAGAAGATCGCATCTTTAATGTGGTCTACCTTACAGATAGGCACGTTAAAAACGGCACCAGCCGATGTTTTAACCGTATCACCGTTTACCGGAGCCGAACCTTGTTTCTGAACAATAATACCATCCACACCGGTACATTCTGCCGTACGGATAATCGCTCCGAAATTCCGGGCATCCGATAGCTGGTCCAAAATTAGGAATAATGGTTTTTTACCACTTTCAATTACCGATTCAACCAGGTTTTCCAAAGTGTAAAAAGAAATAGGAGCAATACTCGCCACCGCTCCCTGGTGGTTATTGTGGGTTAAGCGGTTTAGTTTTTCTACCGGGACATAAGAAAAATTAATGTTGTTTTTCTTAAGTGTTTTCATCAATTCCTGCATCAAATCACCTTGCGCATCTTTTTGAATAAAAACCTTGTCAATCTCTTTTCCTGCATGTACGGCTTCAATGATTGCCCTGATTCCGAATATCTGATGTTCTTTTTCCATGGGGCAAAGATAAAAAAACCATCACAAAAATACTGTGATGGTTTTTAAATAACTCAAATAAAAGACAGCGGGTTAATTTGTATCCCAGATTAACTTCGTGTCTAATTTGTCTCCTCCGATGTTTTGGGAAGCTTCAAGGTATTTAGCCGGGTTGAGATCTTTCTGGTTTACCGGATAGGTGAGCCTTGAAGGCATTTCTGTTAATTGTTTCAGAGGTGTGAAGATATAGGTGTAAGATCCGTTGATAGGATTGATGAGCGTACCGGTTCCGCCCGGCTGGATCAGGATGTTCGGGAAACCGGTTCTTCGCCATTCTGCCCAGGTTTCATAAGGTTGCATAAACAGGGCGATATATTTTTGTGTCAGTACCGTTTCCTGGGTTGCTGCCGGAAGTGCTGCAATATAGGCATCGATGGCTGGTTGCGTAACATTCCATTTTGCCATCGAGGCCCGAATGCCTTTTTCGTAGTGGCTCTGGCTCCAGCCGTTCACTTCGGATAGCAGGAATTCAACTTCGGCATATTCCATTAGGTACTCGGTATAATCCGGTCTGAAAATGCTGTAACTGTAATGACAGACACCGCTGACCTGGCTGTTTGTCTGGCCGGAAGTGATTCCGTATGGCATTCCCTGGTATTTGCTCAGGTCGCTGGTTTCCGTATAATTATTGTTTAACGAATTGATTTTTGAAGTACCTCTCGGTGCCAGTATTTTTTGTAATCTCGGGTCGGTGCTAAAAGGGCCGATCTGTCCCTTTAAAAGATCGGTAAAGGTTTTCGAAACAGTATAATCGGTTCTGTTGTCTACAAAAAAGGCACGGTAGGTGGGTGCCGGGTTTACAGAATTGGCTTCGAACCGGACACCTATATTATCATTGGCAGAGAGCATTACTCCGGAAGCAATGGCTTCCTGAATATGGGCATTTGCCGATGGGATAACGTTTTTTACCCGGTTGGCGATTCGTAAGCGCAGGGAATTTCCAAAGCGTTTCAGCTTTACAGCGGTGCCAAAAAAGTTATCCTGGTTGTTGTAAAAAACATTGTCGGTAAGGTCAATCATCGCTACAGCCTCCTTTAGTTCTTTTAGCAAATCGGTATAGATTTTTTGCTGTGAGGCAAATTTCGGTGTGAGGTTATTAATGTCCAAAGCCTGGAAATCGGGATCGTCACTCCCAAAAGAATAATAGGGAATGTCGCCGTAAGTATCCACGAGATTGTGAAAGATATACGCGAGCATGATCCGGGCGGCAGCTATCTGATTGTTAGTATTGCCATAAACAGACATTCCGGAAGCCGTAGCGGGATCGGTATTGAGTTCAAGAACCGATTTGAAATTTTTCGCCTGTAAATAGTAGCTGTTAAACAAAGAGGTGTTGGTGGTTTCCCTGAATTGAAAACGGTCTTCCTCGGTATAATTCCGCTGCGCAGAATATTGTACCCAGGGTAAGGTCATCCGGGCAGAACCAAACGATCCTCTCATGTTGACATCAACAATATTCCGGGTAGCGCTGTTAAACAAACCGGGAGTAGTAACATTCGTGGGATTGTTCGGGTTGGTGTTAATCTCGTCAAATCGGTCTGTACAACCGGTAAAGATGAGAAGTGTGAGTAATAGTATTAATTTATTCATGATGTTTAATTTGAAAAGGTTAGATCTTAATTTCTATGTTCATACCGTAGGTTCTGGTTGAGGGTAATGAACCTCCTTCGATACCCTGAATGTTACCGCTTCCGTAACTGGTATTTTCAGGATCCATTCCTCTCCAGGCTAGGTTCCAGGCAAACAGGTTTCTTGCAAAAGCTGCAAAAGTGACACTGTTTATTTTCTTTCCAAGGAATTTTTTAGGCAGGCTGTACCCCAGAGTGGCTTCTCTTAATTTGATATAACCGGCATCGAAAACGTTTTGGGCATCTACACCATTATAGTGTGCTCTTGCCCAGTTATACCCGGAAAGTACGGTGGTGTTCGGAGAACCGTCTGCCTTGACACCTTCCAGTACAATTCCGTTTTCGCGAATCCCGTTCGCAGCCGTGGCTTCTAAAAGCCCGGAATAGGAACCCCACATGTGTGAGGTGGAAAAATAGCTTCCTCCTTTTTGAATATCAATTAAAAATCCGAGGTTGATGCCTTTGTATTGGAAAGCATTTCGGATTCCCATATTGTAATCCGGAATTATGGAACCTAATGCTTTTCGTTCGCCAACTTTATAGGTTCCGTTTGCGTTGATTATTTTGTTGCCATTCTCATCATAGGCATAATCGTTGCCGTATATCTGTCCGTATTTTTCACCAACCACCGCTAATAATGAAACACTGAAAGGTGCATTTACCAGCGTTAAGGATTGGGTGTCTTCATATAAGGAAAGCAGTTTGTTGTTGTTTTTTGAAAAGTTCCAGGTAATGTCCCAGCTAAAGTCGTTTGTTTTTATGGGTGTTAGGTATACTGATGCTTCAATACCGCGGTTGCGCAGTTTACCGGCATTTATATATTTTGATGTAAACCCGGTGGAAGAAGTAATCTGTAAAGGGGTAATCAGGTCCTTGGTAATATCTTCATAAAGCGAAATGTCGAATCCGATCCGGTTGTTCAGCAATTTCATTTCCAATCCTATTTCTTTGCTGGTTTTTATTTCCGGAACTAAATCGGGATTGTTTGCTGTTGACTGATTGGAATAGGATGGGATGTCCTGAAACGGCGTGCCGATGTTGTAATAATTGGCAATTACATAAGGCGAAGCACCATTACTCACCCGTGCCCAGCCGCTTCGGATCTTTCCATAGGATAGCCAGGAGGTGTCTTTTAGCAGTTCGGAGAAAATAAAGCTTCCGGTTACAGAAGGGTAGTTGGCTGCTTTTTTAACGGTTGAAAACCAGTCTTTCCTGTTGGTCGCTTCAAGAAACAGCATGTCTGCATATCCTAAGGATACCATGCCATACAGGCTGTTTACCCTTTCCTGTGAATCATAATTGGAAGAACGGGAAAGGTTTCTGGAATTGGAAAGACTGTACAGGTTCGGGATAATCAATCCTCCGGAAGTAGTTCCGGATAAAGAGCTATAGCTTGAATGTCTCCGGTTTACCCCGGCAAAAGTGTTAAGGCTTAATTTGTCCCAGCGTTTGTCAAGATGAAGGCGTCCTTCATAATTCATTTCGGAGACATTTCGCACTACTTGTGAATAGCCTGACTGTGCCTGTGAGTAAACGGCAACCCGTTCTCTGGTGGTAAGGTTGTACAGGTCGCCGTAAACATTTCCAACCACATAAAGGTTTGTTTGTTTGTTTGTTTGTTTGTTTGTTTGTTTGTTTGTTTGTTTGTTTGTGTGAAATTGTATTTCAGTTTGATGTTCCCGATGTAACGGTTTCGCCGGTCTTCGGAAGTGTTTTCATAAACAGACCAGTAAGGATTGTCGCTATATAGCGGTGTCGCATCGTCCCACGATGCCCTGTTCCAGGAACGCTGCATTCCGTTAGCGAGTTTGTAGTCTTTTAAAGCATCATAATCCAGTTGTCGTTGTGTCCACTGGAAAAATTTCTGGGCTACAGAGTTGTCGCCATATCCCTGCTCGGGTCGGTTAAAGCCTTTTGTTCCGGTATAGGTTAGCATACCGTCAAAGCGCAGCTGTTTGTTTAACTCTGCCCCGCCATTTATAGAAAATGTATTTTTAGACAGTTTGGAATTGGGAACAATCCCTTCGGTAGTCTGGTTGCTGAAAGAAGTCCGGATGTTGTTTTTTTCGGTGGCATGACTCATCGCGATATTGGTTGTGGAGGTATAACCGGTATTGAAAAACGATTTGACCCCTTTTCTGGGGGCGACCCACGGTTTTGTGACCATATAATCGTTGGAAAACTCCGGATCGAATGCATTCCAGGGAAGATACATCAGGTTCGGATCATATCTTGGTCCCCAGCTTTCATCGGCACTATAATCCGCTAAGTTATAAAGCTGACCGTTAATGTTAGCAGTAGGTAAGGTGGTCGAAGAGCCGCCGCCGTATTCGTTTTGCAGTACCGGCATTATATTAATGCTTTCCATTGTTAATCCTGTTTTTAATGATACTTCCGACCGGCCTTTTTTTCCGGATTTTGTGGTGTACATGATCACCCCGTTAGCCGCTCTCGATCCGTATAAAGCAGCGGCAGGACCTCCTTTCAGGACGGAAACGGATTCGATGTCGTCCGGATTGATATCGGCAGAAGCATCACCGTAATCCCTTCCGCCGGCACCTCTCTGGGTTGCTGTGCTGTT
This region of Flavobacterium inviolabile genomic DNA includes:
- a CDS encoding TonB-dependent receptor plug domain-containing protein, whose product is MKTQFKFYVTLIFVLVLQNLFAQERLVSGKITDLNNFPIPRAGVMEKGTTNGTQTDINGNFSIRVSPAATLVITFIGMKTQEVRAASTTLNITLEENTTELQDIIVTALGIKREKKAIGYSAQEVKGDVINQAGQTNALSALSGNIAGVQVTAPSSMGGSARILIRGIGSVTQNNRPLIVIDGIPMDNSNYNSTATQRGAGGRDYGDASADINPDDIESVSVLKGGPAAALYGSRAANGVIMYTTKSGKKGRSEVSLKTGLTMESINIMPVLQNEYGGGSSTTLPTANINGQLYNLADYSADESWGPRYDPNLMYLPWNAFDPEFSNDYMVTKPWVAPRKGVKSFFNTGYTSTTNIAMSHATEKNNIRTSFSNQTTEGIVPNSKLSKNTFSINGGAELNKQLRFDGMLTYTGTKGFNRPEQGYGDNSVAQKFFQWTQRQLDYDALKDYKLANGMQRSWNRASWDDATPLYSDNPYWSVYENTSEDRRNRYIGNIKLKYNFTQTNKQTNKQTNKQTNKQTFMWLEMFTATCTTLPPENGLPFTHRHSQAIHK